The genomic window TTATGTATTTCACTCTTATTTGCAATCCTTTTTGCTCTTTCTTGCCTGTTAGATTCTATGATTTTATAATGAGAATATTAATATAATTCATATCAAATCATAAGGAAAGTATTTATAGTCTTTAAATTCGTCTTTATTTTAATTATAAAACAAGGAAGGATTTATGGATAAAATGATATATCAATAGGTTCTAATGTGTCAGGCGGAAAATTTAAATGCAATAAATGTAATTATGTTATCACAATGCTTTCTGCTTCTTCTCTGCCACCTTGCCCAAATTGCAAGAGTAACAATACTTGGAAAAACTTATCAGGAAAAGGCGATGCACCAAGCCACCCATACCCCAACGAAAAATAAAATATAAATTAGCGAAAGACCTCATTTCTTAATTTAACCACATTGTCAGTGAATCTTGCAATCAAACTTACGCGAGAGGGAAGAGGGAGATGAAGTCTTATTTTATTACTCATAATGCAAAGATAAGCAAATTTTTGCTATGATTATGAAAACCTAAACATGAGATTTGTGCTTAGTAAGCAAGTAGCATACTCACAAAAGATAAGGGAGATAAAATGACAGCACAAGTAAATGTATTAGCAACGAATAATTATCCAGAAGCCCATAGCCTAGAAGAATCTTTGGCAATTTTAGAATCTTATAGGAACAATCTCACAGAGACACAATATAAAAGCATTCGCTCCAATATTTGCAATTTTGCTATTGAGGATATGTTTGCAAATCAACAAGATATTATTGAGCTTATTCAAATAGAAAAAGGTGAAAAAACCGCTGATGAAATTATAGCCCAGCATAAGAGCCAATGGGGGCTACTTTAAAACAATGTGGGATAGCGATGAGCATCTTAATGATTTTGATAGATTTTTGCTTGAAACTAATCTTGTAGGTGCGACTTCGCTTGATGAACTACGCCATAGAGAAAGATTACTTACACTAAAACGCACGCAAACACTCAAAACTACATATATTAAACGCGACTTTAGCTACAAACACCTAAAAGCTATTCATAAACATATATTCCAAGATGTCTATACTTGGGCGGGACAAGATAGGTATGAAATGGGTTTATATGGATTTATGAGTAAGGGGGATTCTACCTTTTGTAAAGGGAGTTTTCTCCCCAAACAATCTAAAAATATTTTTGAGAATCTAAAGCAATGTAGCTTACACGAAAAACAAAAAGATGTGGATACTCTTGCACAGAATTTAACCACCTTTATGACTGATTTAAATGCTTTGCACCCTTTTAGAGAGGGGAATGGAAGAGTTCAGAGAATCTTTATCAATGAATTAGCTCATAATGCAGGATTTGCGCTAGATTTAAACCTCATACCTAAAAATGATATGATAGAAGCCTCCATACAGGCAATGCAAGGAGATAATACAGAGCTTTTAAAGCTTATCAAAACTAACCTATACAGCAACACCCAAGCCGAACTACAAAGACGACTAGATATTAATCTCAACAACTATGGAAAAGTAAATGATGAAAAACAAAAACAAGAATTTTTAGAAAGAGCAAACGCTATCAAAGAACAAACTAAGAAGTTTAATATCACTTTAGATTCCAAGTCTTTACAGAGATTAGAGAGGATAAATCAAGAGCAAAACAAAGAACGCGGTAGGGGGAGATGAATCGCGAGAATCATCACTAAAGCCTTTCTTTCCCCTTTTTAAAAGTCTCATTTTTAGCTTACTAGGGCAAAACAACGCCTCGCTTTTGTTTTGAGATATTGTTTGTGCGTGGCACTTCTTATTCCATAGCTCCGAAGTGTTTGAGTTTGCTTACGCAAATCTCCACTTCTCTAGCCATAGGCTTTTATTTGCTAATTGATTTTACAGAATATAAAATCAAAGCACCAAATACAAAAATAGTGAAAATTGCTAAAGCTAAACCCATTATTCTAACTCCTCTAGCTCATCAAGATTTTTTTTGAGATACTTTATCAAGAAAAAGAATATTATCACAATGATAACAATACCAATGATACACGCTATTGCCTGAAAAATATTTATTGTGTCAATATTAATAACAATATACGCAAAAATCCCAAACAAAGCAGTGAGCAATGCAAACACTCCACTTTTGATAAAATCTATCGTTGTCTTTACTCTTTCTTTTCTACTCATCTACCCATTCCTTTAGCCCTATCATACTCAAATTCTTTATAAAGTTGCTTAAAATTTTCAAATGTATTAGCTTGTATTTTCTCTTTTAGTTTTGCTTCATAGAAGCTTTTATTGCGTATATCTTGTTTTTTACAATACCAATC from Helicobacter typhlonius includes these protein-coding regions:
- a CDS encoding zinc ribbon-containing protein, coding for MSGGKFKCNKCNYVITMLSASSLPPCPNCKSNNTWKNLSGKGDAPSHPYPNEK
- a CDS encoding Fic/DOC family protein yields the protein MWDSDEHLNDFDRFLLETNLVGATSLDELRHRERLLTLKRTQTLKTTYIKRDFSYKHLKAIHKHIFQDVYTWAGQDRYEMGLYGFMSKGDSTFCKGSFLPKQSKNIFENLKQCSLHEKQKDVDTLAQNLTTFMTDLNALHPFREGNGRVQRIFINELAHNAGFALDLNLIPKNDMIEASIQAMQGDNTELLKLIKTNLYSNTQAELQRRLDINLNNYGKVNDEKQKQEFLERANAIKEQTKKFNITLDSKSLQRLERINQEQNKERGRGR